The stretch of DNA TGGAGCATAAGATGTTTGAAGAGCCTGAAGGTGATATCTTTGCAACTTTTGCTTCAAACGGTGCTTCTGCCAATGCGTTCACAAGCTTTGATCAGACCGTGTACCTCTTCTCGGCAACTGACCACATTCATGAGAATTTGGAGACTCTGATTAACTTTGTGCAGCATCCGTACTTTACAGACCAAAATGTAGACAAGGAAAAAGGAATTATCGGCCAAGAGATTCAAATGTACCAGGATAACCCGGATTGGCGTGTGTACTTTGGCTTAATCGAGGCAATGTACAAAACCCATCCTGTGCATATTGATATCGCTGGGACGGTAGAATCCATTGGAACCATCACCAAAGAAACGTTGTATACCTGCTACCACACTTTCTATCATCCAAGCAATATGATCCTGTTTGTAGTTGGCGGGGTAAATCCGCAGGAAGTGATGGATTTGGTCCGTGCGAACCAGGCTGCCAAAGATTACAAACCGCAGGGGCAAATCCAACGCATATTTGAAGAGGAACCTGCTGAGGTTGCGGAAGCTAAGCGAACTGTGGAGTTGCCGGTATCGCTGCCTAAATGCCTGTTTGGCTTCAAGGAGACTCGTCTGGGTTTAAGAGGCGAGGAACTGCTGCGCCATGATCTGACAAGTAAGCTGATGCTTGATCTGCTCTTTGGCTCAAGCACCCCACTGTATCAGAAGCTGTACGACGCTGATCTGATCTCCGACAGCTTCGGCCATGAGTTTAGCAGTGATCCTGCTTATGCCTTCTCTGCGATAGGCGGAGACACTAGGGATCCTGAGCTTCTGCTATCCACCGTTAAGGAAGAGGTAAGCAAGCTGGTGGAGACTGGCTTTAAGGCGGATGATTTCGAACGCGCGCGGAAGAAGAAAATTGGCGGGTATTTGCGCATGCTGAACTCACCTGAGAATATCGCCCATGAATTCACACGCTATCGCTTCCGCGGTGGGGATCTGTTCGAGGTGCTTCCTGTTTATGAATCCATTACACTTGATGAAGTGAACGCCAGACTGCGTGAACATATTAATTGGCAGCAATTGTCGATTTCGCTTGTGGTGAGCCCAAAATGAATTTGGTTGCCGGGGGAGATAAGAAATTCGGGGAAATGACTGTATTAGTTACGGGGGCCAGCCGGGGCATTGGAGCCAAGATTGCAGAACGCTTTGCTTCGGTTGGAATGAACGTGGTCATTCATTACGGGAGATCCCATGAAGCGGCTAATGAGGTAGCCCGGAGATGCATGGAGCAGGGGGCCAAGGTGTATACAGTTTCAGCTGATATTCGCAGCAGAGAAGAAATTGAACGAATGCACCAGAAGCTGGAGGACCACGGCCTCTATCCGGACATTCTGGTGAACAATGCAGGAATCGCCAGGTATGGACTGCTCTCCGATGTTAGCGAAGCGGAGTGGGATGAGGTCATGGATGTTAATTTGAAGGGCCTGTTCCTTTGTACGCAAGTCTTTATGCCTTATATGATCAGCCAGAAGTTTGGTCGGATCATCAATGTGTCGTCCGTATGGGGAATCTCAGGAGCTTCTTGTGAGGTGGTTTACTCTGCTGCCAAGGGAGGCGTTAATGCGTTCTCTAAAGCGCTGGCTAAGGAACTTGCTCCTTCAGGCGTAACGGTTAATGCGGTAGCGCCTGGCGCAGTGATGACCGATATGATGAAAGACTTTGAAGCCGAGGAGCTAAGGCAACTGGAGGAGGAGATTCCGGCCGGAAGGCTCGCCGATCCTGATGAAATTGCTTCGCTGGTTTACTTTTTGGCGCTTCCGGAATCCAGCTATATCACTGGGCAGATTATAAGTCCTAACGGAGGCTGGATCACATAAGCTGTTAAATACTGCAGTGATTAGAGGGAGTTTTTTCAAGTGACTGGCTCTGTATAAAAATGTCCCGTAAAACACATATTACGACTGTTGATTTTAAATCTGCGCCAAACGAAGGAGGATTTATCATGTCAACAGTAATCAGCAGTTTTGACTCGTGGAAGAAGTTTCTAGGGGAGCGAGTAAAGCATGCCGAGAATGCGGGGATGAGCGAGGAGTCCATTGCGAACCTTGCTTATGAAATCGGTGGATTTCTTGACCAGAAGGTTGACCCTCAGAACGCATCGAACCGTACACTCAAAGAAATTTGGGATGTAGGGAACGAAGAGGAACGCAAAACCATTGCCCGCTTGATGGTTAAGCTGGCGAAGAAACACGCTTAAGGAATTCTGTTGTCTCATTTGTTCAATTTCAACTCTTTTGTTATGATGAAAAGCTCCCTTTTTTGGGGGCTTTTCAACCATATATGACCAGAACATGTCTTCCGCTTGCCTTTCATTTTTATTTTATATATCATTAAACACGATTGTACTTTTTTGTATAGATTTCTGAATATTTTTGGAGAGTATAATCGATTTAGAGAGGAAGTACGAAATTTCTGTCGAAACATGGAGTGAAATAACAAAATGGGTGTGGAGAAAGAGTTGAAACAATGGTACCTGGAGTACACAATACATAAGAATCGACCGGGATTGCTCGGGGACATTGCCTCCATGCTCGGCATGCTGGAAGTCAACATTCTTACTATCAATGGTGTAGAGGGTAAGACCCGCGGAATGCTGCTGGAGACGGACGATGACCGAAAAATCGAGCTGCTGGGCGAGATGCTCGGCAAGGTGGACAATATTACGGTGAGTGCCTTGCGTAACCCTAGGCTTGTTGACAGGCTAGCGGTAAGGCATGGACGGTATATTGACCGAGATTCCGACGATTTGAAGACGTTTAGGTTCACAAGAGACGAACTTGGATTACTGGTAGATTTTTTGGGTGAAATATTTAAGAGGGATGGGCATCAGGTCATTGGGCTTCGCGGTATGCCGCGTGTCGGTAAGACGGAGTCGATTATTGCCGGCAGTGTGTGTGCCATGAAGAGATGGACTTTTGTCTCCTCAACGCTACTTCGGCAGACGGTTCGAAGCCAGCTCTCAGAGGATGAGGGGAACCCTAATAATGTGTTTATCATTGATGGTATTGTCAGCACATTGCGATCCAATGAAAAGCATCATCTGCTGCTTCAGTCCATTATGAGCATGCCTTCTACAAAGGTGATTGAACACCCGGATGTGTTCATGCAGGAGTCCGAGTATGGCTATAACGATTTTGACATAATTATAGAATTACGAAACAATCCGGACGAGGAAATCGTTTATGATACGTTCGTAACTATTTATAATGATGATCTATAAATTTTACAGACTATATAAACAGGGGGTGATGGTATGTCGGATCTAGGCCAGCAATTAAAAGAAGCGCGTATGTCGCGTGGACTATCGCTGGATGATGTACAAGAGATGACAAAAATTCGCAAAAGATATTTGGAGGCCATCGAGGCAGGTGATTATAAGGTTCTGCCGGGAAGCTTTTATGTTCGAGCCTTTATCAAGACCTACGCAGAAGCAGTGGGAGTAAATCCTGACGATCTGCTGACAGAGCATCAACAGGATGTTCCTGTGCCTGAGGCTGAGCCAACAATGGAGCCGGTTCTGCAGCGGACGAGAACGAAGACCTCATCTGTGGATCGTAATGCCAAATGGCTCTCCACCACGTTAATGTGGTCTTTTGCTGTTATTATCGTGGTTGTTATATATCTTGTTGTGGTTTACAGCAACAAGGGTGACGAGAAGCAGGCGGTTGATCAGACTCCTGTGACCAATAAGCAAGACCAGGGCACTTCGACTGCACCATCTGGGGATGCGAAGGACAAAGCGGACACAGATAGCAAGAGCAATACACAGGATCCAGCAGGTGGTGGATCGACCGGTACAGACACTGCACCAGGTACTGAGCAAGGAGATGCTGCGAATCAGCAAGGTACGACTCCTCCGCAGGAGGGAACAGGGCAAGGTACAAATGATAATACACAGACTCCTGTAACCGAAGGTGTTACTGTAAGTGAGAATGGAAGAAAAGGCAGCGCGGCTCTCTTTAATGTTCAAAGCCCTAATTCCGCACCCGTTAAGGTAGTCATTACAGCTTCTGGTGCCAGCTGGGTTGAGGTGCGCCGCGGCGATAAAAGCGGTGAGAAGCTCTACTATCAAAACACTAAAGATGGCGAAGTCCTCAGTTATGATTTGGACAGTCAAGGACTATATATTAAGTCCGGCGCATCCTCGCGGACAGTTATTACTGTAGGCGGTCAAGTCGTGGATGACGGAAGAAATACCTCCAAGATCCAGCTTGAACTGACGGCTCCGAACGGAAGCCCGGATAATTCTGCTGGCAACGGCGGAGCAGAAGGAGATAGCGGAGATGGCACGACCTCCAGCAATGAAGGGAATGGAGAATAAGCCTGACTAATCATGGAAAGAATATGAGTGCTTTCACTTATGCACCCTATTCTTGAAATGAAAAGTGAGGTGTACACCATGACCGTAAGCTGGATTGTCACCGGATTAGGAGTTGTTGTATCTCTTCTCGGATATTACTTGACTCCAAATGCTTGGGGTTACGGTATATTGGGATTTGGACTCGCGCATATCGTATTAGGCATTCTGGATATGTTCAGACAGCCGGAACGCGAGCAATCCCGGTAATGTGTTGAACAGACGGGCGCTCACCGATCAGAGTAGATCGGGGCAGCGCCTGTTTTGTTAGGCAAAGAGCATCTAAATTAGACTTCATATTGCATTTTTCATATAATGTAAAAATAGTTTAGATCTGCAGGAAAGGTAAGTGATGGTATGAGTTCAGAAAATTCATTCGATATTGTGTCAAAGGTCGATATGCAGGAACTGACCAATGCTATTCATCAGACAGAGCGCGAAATTGAGAACCGATTTGATTTCAAAGGAAGCAAAAGCAGCTTAAGTCTAGAAAAGGATGTGCTGGTTGTTGCTTCTGATGATGAATACAAGCTTGGAGCTGTCATTGATATCCTCCAGTCTAAGATGATCAAACGAGGCCTTCCAATCAAAAATTTAGACTATGGCAAGGTTGAGCCGGCAGCGCTCGGGACAGTTAGACAACGCATTACCCTGAAGCAAGGAATTGATCAGGAGAACGCCAAGAAGATCAATGTACTAATTCGTGACTCCAAATTGAAAGTAAAGAGTCAAATCCAAGGTGATCAAATTCGGGTTAGTGGAAAAAGCCGTGATGATTTGCAGGCAGTCATCGCATTACTACGCAAATCGGATATCCCGCTAGACCTCCAGTTTACGAATCTGAAATAAAGCTTTATTGAAGGCCTTTCTTCCGTTTTTTCCTTCACGGAAGGCAGGCCTTTCGGCGTTTTGACACTATATTTTTCGTATATTATACTTGTATGGATTGGTTTTGGATTAGACGGCTTAAATAAGTATGGGGGACTTCTGTATGAGAGAATTAGAACAAGCTTCAGCTTCGGTTTCTAAACGCTATTGTGATTTATCCGTAAGTAATCACTTCCTGTCAGGGGAGGCTTTACAGTGAATTTGCCTAACCGTATTACATTAACCCGCATTTTTATGATTCCTGTTATGCTAGTATTTTTGCTGATCGATTGGGAATGGCCTTATTCCATTGAGTGGGGTTCTTATTCGCTGCCGATTAATCAACTGATTGCCGCATTATTATTTATTCTGGCTGCCAGTACTGATGGAATTGATGGTTACTTGGCAAGAAAAAACAATATGGTGACAAACCTGGGCAAGCTTCTTGATCCTTTAGCGGATAAGCTGCTGGTTTCAGCCGTGCTGATTTCCTTGGTAGCCTTGGGCAAATGTGATGCTTGGATTGCGGTGGTTATTATAAGCCGCGAATTTGCAGTAACCGGCCTTCGTGAGGTCGCCTTGCTTGAAGGTTCTGTGATAGCGGCAAGCAAATGGGGGAAGGCGAAGACGATTACACAGATTGTTGCTATTACTGTGATCCTGCTTAACAACTTCCCGTTCGAATGGCTATCTATCCCATTTGATGAAATTGCAATGTGGCTAGCCGCACTGATCACTATTTATTCTGGGATTGATTATTTTGTGAAGAATAAGAAGATCCTCTCCATCACCAAAGCATAGAGGTCCCTATAGTTCAACAGTCATCTTTGAGGAGGAGAAGTAGATATGAAGGCTGAAATTATCGCAGTAGGCACTGAATTATTGCTCGGTCAAATCATGAACAGCAACGCGCAGTTTTTATCTCAGGAACTTGCCGCGCTGGGGATTGATGTATACTTCCAAACTGTTGTTGGAGATAACATGCAGCGGTTGAAGCAGGCCATTCATACAGCAGAAGATAGAGCGGATCTGATCATCTTCACAGGAGGACTTGGTCCCACACAGGATGATCTGACTAAGGATGCGCTGGCTGAAGTGCTGGATCGTTCCCTACATATTGACCGGATGGCCATGGATCATGTGGAGAGATTTTTCAAAGAACGTTCCCGGCCGATGACGGAGAACAATCGTAAGCAGGCACTCTCCATTGACGGTGCAACACCGCTCCCTAATGAGACGGGCTTAGCTATTGGAAATGCTATTTCACAAGGTGGTAAGCACTATGTGGTACTGCCCGGCCCGCC from Paenibacillus sp. CAA11 encodes:
- the yfmH gene encoding EF-P 5-aminopentanol modification-associated protein YfmH produces the protein MDNIIYDRLQETIYHETMDNGLEVYVLPKPGFSKTYATFSTKYGSVDNHFQVEGQKETQVPDGIAHFLEHKMFEEPEGDIFATFASNGASANAFTSFDQTVYLFSATDHIHENLETLINFVQHPYFTDQNVDKEKGIIGQEIQMYQDNPDWRVYFGLIEAMYKTHPVHIDIAGTVESIGTITKETLYTCYHTFYHPSNMILFVVGGVNPQEVMDLVRANQAAKDYKPQGQIQRIFEEEPAEVAEAKRTVELPVSLPKCLFGFKETRLGLRGEELLRHDLTSKLMLDLLFGSSTPLYQKLYDADLISDSFGHEFSSDPAYAFSAIGGDTRDPELLLSTVKEEVSKLVETGFKADDFERARKKKIGGYLRMLNSPENIAHEFTRYRFRGGDLFEVLPVYESITLDEVNARLREHINWQQLSISLVVSPK
- the ymfI gene encoding elongation factor P 5-aminopentanone reductase, coding for MNLVAGGDKKFGEMTVLVTGASRGIGAKIAERFASVGMNVVIHYGRSHEAANEVARRCMEQGAKVYTVSADIRSREEIERMHQKLEDHGLYPDILVNNAGIARYGLLSDVSEAEWDEVMDVNLKGLFLCTQVFMPYMISQKFGRIINVSSVWGISGASCEVVYSAAKGGVNAFSKALAKELAPSGVTVNAVAPGAVMTDMMKDFEAEELRQLEEEIPAGRLADPDEIASLVYFLALPESSYITGQIISPNGGWIT
- a CDS encoding DUF3243 domain-containing protein — protein: MSTVISSFDSWKKFLGERVKHAENAGMSEESIANLAYEIGGFLDQKVDPQNASNRTLKEIWDVGNEEERKTIARLMVKLAKKHA
- a CDS encoding DUF3388 domain-containing protein, with product MGVEKELKQWYLEYTIHKNRPGLLGDIASMLGMLEVNILTINGVEGKTRGMLLETDDDRKIELLGEMLGKVDNITVSALRNPRLVDRLAVRHGRYIDRDSDDLKTFRFTRDELGLLVDFLGEIFKRDGHQVIGLRGMPRVGKTESIIAGSVCAMKRWTFVSSTLLRQTVRSQLSEDEGNPNNVFIIDGIVSTLRSNEKHHLLLQSIMSMPSTKVIEHPDVFMQESEYGYNDFDIIIELRNNPDEEIVYDTFVTIYNDDL
- a CDS encoding RodZ domain-containing protein, whose protein sequence is MSDLGQQLKEARMSRGLSLDDVQEMTKIRKRYLEAIEAGDYKVLPGSFYVRAFIKTYAEAVGVNPDDLLTEHQQDVPVPEAEPTMEPVLQRTRTKTSSVDRNAKWLSTTLMWSFAVIIVVVIYLVVVYSNKGDEKQAVDQTPVTNKQDQGTSTAPSGDAKDKADTDSKSNTQDPAGGGSTGTDTAPGTEQGDAANQQGTTPPQEGTGQGTNDNTQTPVTEGVTVSENGRKGSAALFNVQSPNSAPVKVVITASGASWVEVRRGDKSGEKLYYQNTKDGEVLSYDLDSQGLYIKSGASSRTVITVGGQVVDDGRNTSKIQLELTAPNGSPDNSAGNGGAEGDSGDGTTSSNEGNGE
- a CDS encoding YajQ family cyclic di-GMP-binding protein, giving the protein MSSENSFDIVSKVDMQELTNAIHQTEREIENRFDFKGSKSSLSLEKDVLVVASDDEYKLGAVIDILQSKMIKRGLPIKNLDYGKVEPAALGTVRQRITLKQGIDQENAKKINVLIRDSKLKVKSQIQGDQIRVSGKSRDDLQAVIALLRKSDIPLDLQFTNLK
- the pgsA gene encoding CDP-diacylglycerol--glycerol-3-phosphate 3-phosphatidyltransferase — translated: MNLPNRITLTRIFMIPVMLVFLLIDWEWPYSIEWGSYSLPINQLIAALLFILAASTDGIDGYLARKNNMVTNLGKLLDPLADKLLVSAVLISLVALGKCDAWIAVVIISREFAVTGLREVALLEGSVIAASKWGKAKTITQIVAITVILLNNFPFEWLSIPFDEIAMWLAALITIYSGIDYFVKNKKILSITKA